One Streptomyces sp. NBC_00223 genomic window carries:
- a CDS encoding DUF397 domain-containing protein has protein sequence MSLEATVGDDGMIYIRETEQPEVVAVTTPAKWDAFVKGVRAGEFDHFVAGVEVEAG, from the coding sequence GTGTCCCTCGAAGCGACCGTCGGTGACGACGGGATGATCTACATCCGCGAGACAGAGCAGCCGGAAGTGGTGGCCGTGACCACTCCCGCCAAGTGGGACGCGTTCGTCAAGGGCGTCAGGGCGGGGGAGTTCGACCACTTCGTGGCGGGTGTGGAGGTCGAGGCGGGCTAG
- a CDS encoding tetratricopeptide repeat protein, which yields MQPRNMSMSGVVDLAAVKAATEAKAKAEQARAQRQDAGADAVASPLVIEVTEATFESDVLQRSAEVPVVISFWADQAEQSKQLNAVLERLVAQYRGRFVLATAEVYANQMLFQQFGVQGVPAVFAVLAGQAMPLFQGSAPEDQVAEVLDQLIAVAEQRFGIVGPEVDPGAVAAEARPEPAPPRPATPQELALSAAHDALDAGDLGGAIQAYRNVLADEPANAEAKLGLAQAELLRRVEGADPKAVREAAANAPGDVPAQLAAADLDLVGGHVEDAFARLVDTVRRTVGDDRDHARLRLLELFEVIGFDDPRVITARTALARVLF from the coding sequence ATGCAGCCACGGAACATGTCCATGAGCGGCGTGGTCGACCTCGCCGCGGTGAAGGCGGCCACTGAGGCCAAGGCGAAGGCCGAACAGGCCAGGGCGCAGCGGCAGGACGCCGGCGCCGACGCCGTCGCCTCCCCGCTCGTCATCGAGGTGACCGAGGCGACCTTCGAGAGCGATGTACTCCAGCGCTCCGCCGAGGTGCCCGTCGTCATCAGCTTCTGGGCCGACCAGGCCGAGCAGAGCAAGCAGCTCAACGCGGTGCTGGAGCGCCTTGTCGCCCAGTACCGGGGGCGCTTCGTCCTCGCCACCGCCGAGGTCTACGCCAATCAGATGCTCTTTCAGCAGTTCGGCGTCCAGGGAGTGCCCGCGGTCTTCGCGGTGCTCGCCGGGCAGGCCATGCCGCTCTTCCAGGGCTCCGCGCCCGAGGACCAGGTGGCCGAGGTGCTCGACCAGCTGATCGCGGTCGCCGAGCAGCGGTTCGGCATCGTCGGTCCCGAGGTCGACCCGGGGGCCGTCGCCGCCGAGGCGCGGCCCGAGCCCGCCCCGCCGCGCCCCGCCACCCCGCAGGAGCTGGCGCTGTCCGCCGCGCACGACGCGCTGGACGCCGGCGATCTGGGCGGCGCCATCCAGGCGTACCGCAATGTGCTGGCCGACGAGCCCGCCAACGCCGAGGCCAAACTGGGCCTGGCCCAGGCCGAGTTGCTGCGCCGGGTGGAGGGCGCCGACCCCAAGGCCGTACGTGAGGCGGCGGCGAACGCGCCCGGTGACGTACCGGCGCAGCTGGCCGCGGCCGATCTGGACCTGGTCGGCGGACATGTCGAGGACGCGTTCGCTCGTTTGGTGGACACCGTACGGCGCACAGTGGGTGACGACCGGGACCACGCGCGGCTGCGGCTGCTCGAACTTTTCGAGGTCATCGGCTTCGACGACCCCCGGGTGATTACCGCGCGTACAGCCTTGGCCAGAGTTCTGTTCTGA
- a CDS encoding TetR/AcrR family transcriptional regulator, with protein MCPSPRQRRTGRPRSAEADRAILAATREALAELGWGRLTLGDVSARAGVAKTTLYRRWAGKNELVVDAVAALFEEQLELPDLGSLQADIQGVVLRFAGLIQRPETRTALMAVIAEATHDDALRLRIRAAIVDRQKHLVLTGRERAQRRGEMPLDDGDGDLFRDDLVFDVIAGTVVHRVMVSSEPVDEEWARRLARLLVVGLTGACPAGRGEPPAGAHPAAPVRPTTPVRPA; from the coding sequence ATGTGCCCCTCCCCCCGTCAGAGACGCACCGGCCGCCCCCGAAGCGCCGAGGCGGACCGCGCGATCCTCGCCGCCACCCGGGAGGCGCTGGCGGAGCTGGGCTGGGGACGGCTGACGCTCGGTGACGTCTCGGCCCGGGCCGGGGTCGCCAAGACCACCCTCTACCGGCGCTGGGCGGGCAAGAACGAGCTGGTGGTGGACGCGGTCGCGGCGCTCTTCGAGGAGCAGTTGGAGCTGCCCGACCTCGGCAGCCTCCAGGCCGACATCCAGGGCGTGGTGCTGCGCTTCGCCGGGCTGATCCAGCGGCCGGAGACCAGGACCGCGCTGATGGCGGTGATCGCCGAGGCCACCCACGACGACGCGCTGCGGCTGCGCATCCGCGCGGCGATCGTGGACCGGCAGAAGCATCTGGTGCTGACCGGCCGCGAACGCGCCCAGCGGCGCGGCGAGATGCCGTTGGACGACGGCGACGGCGACCTCTTCCGTGACGATCTGGTCTTCGACGTGATCGCGGGCACGGTGGTGCACCGGGTGATGGTCAGCTCCGAGCCGGTCGACGAGGAGTGGGCGCGGCGGCTGGCCCGGCTCCTCGTCGTCGGCCTCACGGGAGCGTGTCCGGCCGGGCGCGGCGAGCCGCCCGCCGGAGCACACCCCGCGGCGCCCGTACGGCCCACGACGCCCGTACGGCCCGCCTAG
- a CDS encoding acyl-CoA mutase large subunit family protein, whose protein sequence is MDAQGIETGRQRWQARYDSARKREADFTTLSGDPVDPVYGPPSGADVPGFERIGWPGEYPFTRGLHATGYRGRTWTIRQFAGFGNAEQTNERYKMILAAGGGGLSVAFDMPTLMGRDSDDPRSLGEVGHCGVAIDSAADMEVLFQGIPLGDVTTSMTISGPAVPVFCMYLVAAERQGVDPAVLNGTLQTDIFKEYIAQKEWLFAPDPHLRLIGDLMEHCAERIPAYKPLSVSGYHIREAGATAAQELAFTLADGFGYVELGLSRGLDVNTFAPGLSFFFDAHLDFFEEIAKFRAARRIWARWLRDEYGATSEKAQWLRFHTQTAGVSLTAQQPYNNVVRTAIEALSAVLGGTNSLHTNALDETLALPSEQAAEIALRTQQVLMEETGVANVADPLGGSWYVEALTDRIEADAEKIFDKIRKLGERAVPSGEHTIGPITSGILRGIEDGYFTAETAESAFRYQRSLEKGDKRVVGVNCHTGSVTGDLEIMRVSHEVEREQVRELAGRRAARDESAVRAALDAMLAAARDGGNMIGPMLDAARAEATLGEICGVLREEWGTYIEPARF, encoded by the coding sequence ATGGACGCCCAAGGCATCGAGACAGGCCGCCAGCGCTGGCAGGCACGGTACGACTCAGCCCGTAAGCGGGAGGCCGACTTCACCACCCTCTCGGGCGACCCCGTGGACCCCGTCTACGGCCCGCCGTCCGGCGCGGACGTGCCCGGGTTCGAGCGGATCGGCTGGCCGGGGGAGTACCCCTTCACCCGGGGGCTGCACGCGACCGGCTACCGGGGCCGCACCTGGACCATCCGGCAGTTCGCGGGCTTCGGCAACGCCGAGCAGACCAACGAGCGCTACAAGATGATCCTCGCGGCGGGCGGCGGCGGACTCTCCGTCGCCTTCGACATGCCCACCCTGATGGGCCGCGACTCCGACGACCCCCGCTCGCTCGGCGAGGTCGGCCACTGCGGGGTCGCCATCGACTCCGCCGCCGACATGGAGGTCCTCTTCCAGGGCATCCCGCTCGGCGACGTCACCACCTCGATGACGATCTCGGGACCCGCCGTCCCGGTCTTCTGCATGTACCTGGTCGCCGCCGAGCGCCAGGGCGTCGACCCGGCCGTGCTCAACGGCACGCTCCAGACCGACATCTTCAAGGAGTACATCGCGCAGAAGGAGTGGCTCTTCGCGCCCGACCCGCATCTGCGGCTGATCGGCGACCTGATGGAGCACTGCGCCGAGCGGATCCCGGCGTACAAGCCGCTGTCGGTGTCCGGCTACCACATCCGCGAGGCGGGCGCGACGGCCGCGCAGGAGCTGGCCTTCACCCTCGCCGACGGCTTCGGCTACGTGGAACTCGGGCTCTCCCGCGGCCTGGACGTCAACACCTTCGCGCCCGGTCTTTCCTTCTTCTTCGACGCGCACCTGGACTTCTTCGAGGAGATCGCCAAGTTCCGCGCCGCCCGCCGGATCTGGGCCCGCTGGCTGCGCGACGAGTACGGCGCCACGTCCGAGAAGGCCCAGTGGCTGCGCTTCCACACCCAGACCGCCGGCGTCTCGCTCACCGCCCAGCAGCCGTACAACAACGTCGTGCGCACCGCCATAGAGGCGCTGTCCGCGGTGCTCGGCGGCACCAACTCGCTGCACACCAACGCCCTCGACGAGACCCTGGCGCTGCCCAGCGAGCAGGCCGCCGAGATCGCGCTGCGCACCCAGCAGGTGCTGATGGAGGAGACCGGCGTCGCCAATGTGGCCGACCCGCTGGGCGGCTCCTGGTACGTGGAGGCGCTCACCGACCGGATCGAGGCCGACGCGGAGAAGATCTTCGACAAGATCAGGAAGCTCGGCGAGCGGGCCGTACCCAGTGGGGAGCACACGATCGGCCCCATCACCTCGGGCATCCTGCGCGGCATCGAGGACGGCTACTTCACCGCCGAGACCGCCGAGTCGGCGTTCCGCTACCAGCGTTCGCTGGAGAAGGGCGACAAGCGGGTGGTCGGCGTCAACTGCCACACCGGCTCGGTCACCGGCGACCTGGAGATCATGCGGGTCAGCCACGAGGTCGAGCGCGAGCAGGTGCGCGAGCTGGCCGGCCGCCGGGCCGCCAGGGACGAGTCGGCGGTACGGGCCGCGCTCGACGCGATGCTGGCCGCGGCCCGGGACGGCGGCAACATGATCGGCCCGATGCTCGACGCGGCCAGGGCCGAGGCCACGCTCGGTGAGATCTGCGGGGTGCTGCGCGAGGAGTGGGGGACGTACATCGAACCAGCCAGGTTCTGA